TTGGGAACCGCTTGCCAGCCGCCCGCGAAAGACGGCTGGCAAACGGCTCCCCTTCACCCAAGGAGAGCCGCATGTACCGCACCCTGATTTCCGCCGACGAACTGATGGCGCTGCCCGCCGACGACGTCGTGATCGTCGACTGCCGCTTCAAGCTCGCCGACCCCGACTGGGGTCACACCGCCTACGCCGCCGGCCACCTTCCCGGCGCGCACTACCTCAACCTCGACTACCACCTGTCCGGTGCCAAGACCGGCCAGAACGGCCGCCACCCCTTGCCCGACGCCGAACGCCTCGCGGTGAGCCTAGGCGCGCTCGGCGTCGCGCCCGACACGCAGATCGTCGCCTACGACGACGCCGGCGGCATGTTCGCCGCGCGGCTGTGGTGGCTCGCGCGCTGGCTCGGCCACGAGGCGGTCGCCGTGCTCGACGGCGGCATCCCGGCCTGGCAGACCGCCGGCGGCGACCTTTCCGCCGAAGAGGCCAAAGCGGCGCGACTGCCGTCGCGCTTTGTGATCCGCGCCAGCCTCGCGCCGACCGCAGACGCGGCCGCCGTGCTCGCCAACCTCGACGCGCCGCGCTTTGCCGTCGTCGACGCGCGTGCCGCCGACCGCTTCCGCGGCGAGAACGAGACGATGGACCCGGTCGGCGGCCACATCCCCGGCGCCTTGAACCGTCCGTTCGCGCTGAACCTCGACGCCGAAGGCCACTTCAAGTTGCCGGGCGTGCTCGCCGCCGACTGGCAGGCGGTGCTCGGGGGGCGGCCCGCGACCGACATCGTGCACCAGTGCGGCTCGGGCGTGACCGCCTGCCACAACCTGTTGGCGATGGAGCACGCCGGCCTCGCCGGCAGCCGTCTCTACCCGGGATCGTGGAGCGAATGGTGCGCCGACCCGGCGCGCCCGGTCGCCACCGGAGACGCCTGAAGCCCGCAAGCCCGGCCAGCCCTCGCTACCGACGGGATTTTCTGGCGCCGGCGGCTGTCTATTCCTCCACGTCCGTTCGCATCGCGAACGGGCGGGGATATGCCGTTTGTTTCCGAGCGCTCGGAAAGAACGACATGATCTTCCCACCGAGGCCGCGCCGACCCGTTCGGCGCCCGCCTCGCCGATGAGGTAAGAATCATGAAGAAAACCGCATTCGCCCTCACCCTCCTGCTCTTCGCGGGCCTGGCTCAAGCCGACGCCAGCTCCGAATCCCATGCCCGGCAACTCCAGGGCTACGAACCGCCCGCCACACGCGACAAGATCGCGGTGTCGCCCCAGGAGCTGGCGCCGCCGCCCGCTCCGAAAAGCGCCGAGGAGCGCATGGCCGCCGACGACTACGCGGGCAAGGTGCTGCAGATGAACCGCAAGCGCTGAACCGCGCCGCGATTGCCGGCCGGGCCCCGATCGGAGCCCGGCCGTTTTTTTGGGGCCACACCGAGCGGCGGCGCCATCACTATAAAATCGACACTGTATTGTTTAGTAAAATCAACAAAAAAATGATGGCAACTCCACTTTTATGACAAATGCGTGCTTCAATAAGGCTTTCACCCCGCCAAGAAAGGTGTTTGTCATGACGCAGTTCGTGAAGCTCGCTACCGCCGTCCTGTTCGCGCTGACCGCCAGCGGCGCCACCCTCGCCGCCGAGCCGGCCAAGGCGCAGCATGCTCCCAAGGGCGTACTGGAAATCGGTGTCAAGCAAGCCGTGTTCAACGTCGAAGCGGTCGATCCGAACACGCGCCTCGTCACCCTAGGCGACGAAGCCGGCAACAAGCGCGTGGTCGCGGTGGGCGACGACGTGAAGAACCTCGACAAGCTCAAGGTCGGCCAGAAGGTGCGCATCACCGGCAGCGAGGCGCTGCTGGTGACGCTGAACGCGTCCGGCAACGCGTCGACCGTCAAACAGGTCATAGAGAAGACTAGCCAGACCGCCAACCCGGCCAAGCCGAACCTGAGGCTCGAGCGCACCGTGACCACCGCGGTGACGGTCGACGCGATCGACCTCAAGAAACACACTGTGACCGTGCGCAACCGCACCGGCGAGCTCGAACGGCTCAGGGTGCGCGACCCGCTGCTCAAGTCCAG
This DNA window, taken from Crenobacter cavernae, encodes the following:
- a CDS encoding sulfurtransferase; this translates as MYRTLISADELMALPADDVVIVDCRFKLADPDWGHTAYAAGHLPGAHYLNLDYHLSGAKTGQNGRHPLPDAERLAVSLGALGVAPDTQIVAYDDAGGMFAARLWWLARWLGHEAVAVLDGGIPAWQTAGGDLSAEEAKAARLPSRFVIRASLAPTADAAAVLANLDAPRFAVVDARAADRFRGENETMDPVGGHIPGALNRPFALNLDAEGHFKLPGVLAADWQAVLGGRPATDIVHQCGSGVTACHNLLAMEHAGLAGSRLYPGSWSEWCADPARPVATGDA